The Neovison vison isolate M4711 chromosome 13, ASM_NN_V1, whole genome shotgun sequence genome includes a region encoding these proteins:
- the LOC122893058 gene encoding transmembrane protein 202-like has protein sequence MERRKGHTMAFHSIYSSSILGYPTYRPILPYCMHRFSSLSPYQRQLLEKTQSYIRMFCAGLLGFIFVLLLSLSSLHWVKFMVLKDKKTLFAGLWTVCHHDLCWSHVPKAPYYLQFSRAFFLISALITLTIIMWLSISLIKGPGDKTYIDLGISIFSFISGTCLLLCLILFLMQVKLYSRNVLKPHFLLVYRLNWWSSIFYMIAGFLSGLNYISSRVTPPDQNLLVIPISRTRIGSVATVQLGLTETNVGASTQMSQVLERQSGSVLQSKVHRTGTQTEVGTQTEPVTETKTVAQKVLGTQTESEVRAESRTQAEPEIGNESVIRDALTEFTTEIESIDAVEPRPEVEIIGSVTGDMLSSSLEGNGNRMTQVKDCEDRESAEKNEDKTKN, from the exons atggaaagaaggaaaggacatACCATGGCCTTCCACAGTATTTACAGTTCCAGCATCCTGGGTTACCCAACATACAGG CCAATTCTCCCCTACTGCATGCACCGCTTCTCTTCTCTGTCACCATACCAGCGACAGCTTCTGGAGAAGACCCAAAGCTACATTCGCATGTTCTGTGCTGGCCTCTTGGGCTTCATCTTTGTCCTGCTGCTGTCCTTGTCCTCTTTACATTGGGTGAAGTTCATGGTATTGAAAGACAAGAAGACACTCTTTGCAGGGCTCTGGACAGTGTGTCACCATGATCTCTGCTGGAGCCATGTGCCAAAGGCACCCT ACTACCTCCAATTCTCCAGGGCCTTCTTCCTCATCTCTGCCCTCATCACCCTCACTATTATTATGTGGCTCAGCATCTCTCTCATCAAAGGGCCAGGAGACAAAACCTACATAGATCTGGGCATATCCATCTTCTCTTTCATCTCAG GCACCTGCCTACTCCTCTGCCTCATCTTGTTCCTGATGCAAGTCAAATTGTACAGTAGGAACGTCTTGAAGCCCCATTTCCTATTAGTCTACCGCCTCAATTGGTGGAGCAGTATCTTCTACATGATAGCTG ggTTCCTCTCTGGACTCAATTATATAAGTTCCCGAGTTACCCCTCCAGATCAAAATCTCCTTGTGATCCCTATTTCAAGAACAAGGATAGGAAGTGTAGCCACAGTACAGCTGGGGCTAACTGAAACAAATGTAGGTGCTTCTACACAAATGAGCCAGGTACTAGAAAGACAGTCAGGTTCAGTGTTACAATCAAAGGTCCATAGAACGGGGACTCAAACAGAGGTAGGGACCCAGACAGAGCCagtgacagagacaaagacagtaGCCCAAAAAGTGCTAGGAACTCAGACCGAATCAGAGGTTCGGGCTGAGTCAAGGACCCAGGCAGAGCCAGAGATAGGAAATGAATCAGTAATAAGAGATGCGTTGACAGAGTTCACTACTGAGATAGAATCAATTGATGCAGTAGAGCCAAGACCTGAGGTGGAGATAATTGGAAGTGTGACTGGTGATATGCTAAGCAGTAGCCTTGAGGGTAATGGAAACAGAATGACCCAAGTCAAGGATTGTGAGGACAGAGAGTCAGCTGAGAAAAATGAGGATAAGACAAAAAATTAA